A single genomic interval of Pyrus communis chromosome 5, drPyrComm1.1, whole genome shotgun sequence harbors:
- the LOC137733434 gene encoding uncharacterized calcium-binding protein At1g02270-like isoform X1 has translation MGLGAGSNVANINRRESESLSRSYSGSCISLPSIAEPKPETLAEPCLVSCTTFNILAPIYKRLDQQNQSLRESDYRAFWVARNQRILDWLLCESSAIICLQEFWVGNEEFVNMYLDWLGDAGYTTFKLARTNNRGDGLLTAVRRDCFSVRNYRELHFNDFGDRVAQLLHVQLAAPFSQNQRGNVQQEMLIVNTHLLFPHDSSLSIVRLHQVYKILQFVESYQNEKKLNPMPIVLCGDWNGSKQGHVYKFLRSQGFESTYDTAHQYTDADAHKWVSHRNHRGNICGVDFIWLRNPNKSRKPLKTSWCEAVFGILRRQLQKASMAENDAFAFLKGDGHGDFITSSAFCEALQQVNLIGHPTGLGFQETRDLWIQADADANGVLDYEEFKNRIWSSTASEDKESLNGSREESKRGTQDALGFNVKNAVLYPHEAEKGIWPEDYTLSDHAPLSVVLSPERMSCCKS, from the exons ATG GGTTTAGGTGCGGGTTCTAATGTGGCAAACATTAATCGCAGAGAAAGTGAGAGCCTTTCAAGGAGCTACAGCGGCAGCTGCATTTCGTTGCCGTCGATAGCAGAGCCAAAGCCAGAGACTTTGGCAGAGCCTTGCTTAGTCTCGTGCACGACTTTCAATATTTTGGCTCCAATCTACAAAAGACTCGATCAACAG AATCAAAGCCTTAGAGAGAGCGACTACAGGGCGTTTTGGGTGGCCAGGAACCAGAGGATTTTGGATTGGTTGCTCTGTGAATCATCTGCCATTATTTGTCTGCAG GAGTTCTGGGTTGGAAATGAAGAATTTGTGAATATGTACCTGGACTGGCTTGGTGATGCAGGCTATACTACCTTTAAGCTCGCCCGAACCAACAACCGGGGAGATG GTTTGCTGACTGCTGTGAGGAGGGACTGCTTTAGTGTGCGAAACTACCGAGAGTTgcattttaatgattttggagACCGTGTTGCTCAGCTATTACATGTTCAGTTAGCTGCCCCGTTTTCACAAAACCAGAGAGGAAACGTTCAACAAGAAATGCTAATTGTGAATACTCATTTGTTGTTTCCTCATGATTCCAGTCTCTCTATAGTACGATTGCATCAG gtttacaaaattttgcaaTTTGTGGAGTCATATCAGAATGAAAAGAAGCTAAACCCGATGCCTATCGTACTCTGTGG TGACTGGAATGGAAGTAAACAAGGCCATGTGTACAAATTCCTTAGATCACAGGGTTTTGAATCAACATATGACACTGCTCATCAATATACCGATGCGGATGCTCACAAG TGGGTTAGCCACCGCAATCATAGGGGAAACATCTGCGGTGTTGACTTCATTTGGCTTCGTAATCCCAATAAGTCACGAAAACCACTAAAGACTAGTTGGTGCGAAGCTGTTTTTGGAATATTACGG CGCCAGCTTCAAAAAGCTTCGATGGCTGAAAATGATGCATTTGCCTTTCTGAAGGGTGATGGTCATGGTGATTTTATTACGTCCTCAGCTTTCTGTGAAGCACTACAACAG GTTAATTTAATTGGTCATCCTACGGGACTAGGTTTCCAGGAGACAAGGGATCTCTGGATCCAGGCAGATGCCGATGCAAATGGTGTTCTTGATTATGAAGAATTTAAG AATAGAATTTGGAGTTCGACAGCATCAGAGGATAAAGAAAGTCTCAACGGTAGTAGAGAGGAGTCAAAACGAGGCACGCAGGACGCCCTTGGATTCAACGTGAAGAATGCAGTTCTATACCCCCATGAGGCGGAGAAGGGAATATGGCCCGAAGATTATACTCTCTCTGATCATGCTCCACTCTCGGTTGTACTTTCACCAGAAAGGATGTCGTGTTGTAAGTCATAA
- the LOC137734378 gene encoding uncharacterized calcium-binding protein At1g02270-like yields MPIVLCGDWNGSKRGHVYKFLRSQGFESTYDTAHQYTDADAHKWVSHRNHRGNICGVDFIWLCNPNKSRKPLKTSWCEAVFGILRRQLQKASMAENDAFAFLKGDGHGDFITSSAFCEALQQVNLIGHPTGLGFQETRDLWIQADADANGVLDYEEFKVCVEHNTRSRAIENHFI; encoded by the exons ATGCCCATCGTACTCTGTGG TGACTGGAATGGAAGTAAACGAGGCCATGTGTACAAATTCCTTAGATCACAGGGTTTTGAATCAACATATGACACTGCTCATCAATATACCGATGCGGATGCTCACAAG TGGGTTAGCCACCGCAATCATAGGGGAAACATCTGCGGTGTTGACTTCATTTGGCTTTGTAATCCCAATAAGTCACGAAAACCACTAAAGACTAGTTGGTGCGAAGCTGTTTTTGGAATATTACGG CGCCAGCTTCAAAAAGCTTCGATGGCTGAAAATGATGCATTTGCCTTTCTGAAGGGTGATGGTCATGGTGATTTTATTACGTCCTCAGCTTTCTGTGAAGCACTACAACAG GTTAATTTAATTGGTCATCCTACGGGACTAGGTTTCCAGGAGACAAGGGATCTCTGGATCCAGGCAGATGCGGATGCAAATGGTGTTCTTGATTACGAAGAATTTAAG GTGTGTGTTGAGCACAACACTCGTTCAAGAGCAATTGAAAATCACTTTATCTGA
- the LOC137733434 gene encoding uncharacterized calcium-binding protein At1g02270-like isoform X2: MGLGAGSNVANINRRESESLSRSYSGSCISLPSIAEPKPETLAEPCLVSCTTFNILAPIYKRLDQQNQSLRESDYRAFWVARNQRILDWLLCESSAIICLQEFWVGNEEFVNMYLDWLGDAGYTTFKLARTNNRGDGLLTAVRRDCFSVRNYRELHFNDFGDRVAQLLHVQLAAPFSQNQRGNVQQEMLIVNTHLLFPHDSSLSIVRLHQVYKILQFVESYQNEKKLNPMPIVLCGDWNGSKQGHVYKFLRSQGFESTYDTAHQYTDADAHKWVSHRNHRGNICGVDFIWLRNPNKSRKPLKTSWCEAVFGILRLQKASMAENDAFAFLKGDGHGDFITSSAFCEALQQVNLIGHPTGLGFQETRDLWIQADADANGVLDYEEFKNRIWSSTASEDKESLNGSREESKRGTQDALGFNVKNAVLYPHEAEKGIWPEDYTLSDHAPLSVVLSPERMSCCKS; this comes from the exons ATG GGTTTAGGTGCGGGTTCTAATGTGGCAAACATTAATCGCAGAGAAAGTGAGAGCCTTTCAAGGAGCTACAGCGGCAGCTGCATTTCGTTGCCGTCGATAGCAGAGCCAAAGCCAGAGACTTTGGCAGAGCCTTGCTTAGTCTCGTGCACGACTTTCAATATTTTGGCTCCAATCTACAAAAGACTCGATCAACAG AATCAAAGCCTTAGAGAGAGCGACTACAGGGCGTTTTGGGTGGCCAGGAACCAGAGGATTTTGGATTGGTTGCTCTGTGAATCATCTGCCATTATTTGTCTGCAG GAGTTCTGGGTTGGAAATGAAGAATTTGTGAATATGTACCTGGACTGGCTTGGTGATGCAGGCTATACTACCTTTAAGCTCGCCCGAACCAACAACCGGGGAGATG GTTTGCTGACTGCTGTGAGGAGGGACTGCTTTAGTGTGCGAAACTACCGAGAGTTgcattttaatgattttggagACCGTGTTGCTCAGCTATTACATGTTCAGTTAGCTGCCCCGTTTTCACAAAACCAGAGAGGAAACGTTCAACAAGAAATGCTAATTGTGAATACTCATTTGTTGTTTCCTCATGATTCCAGTCTCTCTATAGTACGATTGCATCAG gtttacaaaattttgcaaTTTGTGGAGTCATATCAGAATGAAAAGAAGCTAAACCCGATGCCTATCGTACTCTGTGG TGACTGGAATGGAAGTAAACAAGGCCATGTGTACAAATTCCTTAGATCACAGGGTTTTGAATCAACATATGACACTGCTCATCAATATACCGATGCGGATGCTCACAAG TGGGTTAGCCACCGCAATCATAGGGGAAACATCTGCGGTGTTGACTTCATTTGGCTTCGTAATCCCAATAAGTCACGAAAACCACTAAAGACTAGTTGGTGCGAAGCTGTTTTTGGAATATTACGG CTTCAAAAAGCTTCGATGGCTGAAAATGATGCATTTGCCTTTCTGAAGGGTGATGGTCATGGTGATTTTATTACGTCCTCAGCTTTCTGTGAAGCACTACAACAG GTTAATTTAATTGGTCATCCTACGGGACTAGGTTTCCAGGAGACAAGGGATCTCTGGATCCAGGCAGATGCCGATGCAAATGGTGTTCTTGATTATGAAGAATTTAAG AATAGAATTTGGAGTTCGACAGCATCAGAGGATAAAGAAAGTCTCAACGGTAGTAGAGAGGAGTCAAAACGAGGCACGCAGGACGCCCTTGGATTCAACGTGAAGAATGCAGTTCTATACCCCCATGAGGCGGAGAAGGGAATATGGCCCGAAGATTATACTCTCTCTGATCATGCTCCACTCTCGGTTGTACTTTCACCAGAAAGGATGTCGTGTTGTAAGTCATAA
- the LOC137734379 gene encoding uncharacterized protein, whose amino-acid sequence MNWNLLRPEYATWQPEWTEEEIRSTFFKCTKWQVEETLDPINCPYHYYCTSSYAGNYSLAVDFLLLFFAAASYLATLVFMVMHVSGKGQKSIQSKRYLLPSGPVALPVIILALAYGHRINSAFPVSCTGPAILILVLISALTFDNGAQSDFKYVFFETSTISGILHASMYLDSVILPYYTGLDALVSSTFSGECSSCVCRKEVLIVGGTLISYRGWSLTTFSVVGTLCSRIICRVAGAKTGRSIWITSILESSSWILIFVDCVYLTANSPPERLELRVAAFGGIFVLICLYVIREACIHITQLHSVYKSKTAVVCNASKVEMRK is encoded by the coding sequence ATGAATTGGAACCTCTTGCGTCCCGAGTATGCAACATGGCAACCCGAATGGACTGAGGAAGAAATCCGATCAACATTCTTCAAATGCACAAAATGGCAGGTGGAAGAAACGTTGGATCCAATCAACTGCCCTTACCACTACTACTGTACCAGTTCTTATGCCGGAAACTATTCGCTGGCTGTGGATTTTCTGCTTCTGTTCTTTGCAGCAGCTTCATACTTGGCAACCCTAGTCTTTATGGTAATGCACGTATCAGGAAAGGGCCAAAAAAGTATTCAGTCAAAAAGATATTTGCTCCCGTCCGGTCCGGTTGCCCTTCCAGTGATCATCTTGGCCCTAGCCTACGGCCACCGGATCAACTCCGCCTTTCCTGTCTCATGCACCGGCCCGGCAATCCTCATTCTCGTTCTGATATCTGCGCTGACCTTCGACAATGGAGCCCAGTCAGACTTCAAGTACGTGTTTTTTGAGACATCAACAATCTCCGGAATTTTGCATGCCAGCATGTACTTGGATTCAGTCATCTTACCCTACTATACTGGTCTTGACGCTCTAGTGTCATCAACTTTTTCAGGCGAGTGTTCATCATGTGTGTGTCGTAAAGAGGTTTTGATTGTCGGAGGAACGTTGATATCCTACCGGGGATGGTCGCTGACCACTTTTTCGGTCGTGGGAACCCTATGTTCGAGGATTATATGCCGGGTTGCAGGAGCGAAAACCGGAAGGTCCATATGGATTACTTCAATACTCGAGAGTTCGAGCTGGATCTTGATATTCGTAGATTGTGTTTATCTAACCGCAAACTCCCCGCCGGAGCGATTGGAGTTGCGAGTTGCTGCTTTCGGAGGCATCTTTGTTTTGATTTGCCTTTATGTAATTAGAGAAGCATGCATTCATATCACACAGCTACATTCTGTGTATAAAAGTAAGACAGCAGTTGTTTGCAACGCAAGCAAAGTAGAAATGCGAAAATGA